A single window of Halotalea alkalilenta DNA harbors:
- a CDS encoding DUF808 domain-containing protein, producing the protein MFQYYHLINCAFMRDGTMAGGSLLTLLDDIATLLDDVSVLTKVAAKKTAGVVGDDMALNAQQLTGVPANRELPIVWAVAKGSFLNKLILVPVALLISAMAPWLITPLLMLGGAFLCYEGAEKLLHRFLHKNEDRAEQVRAAARIENDSDRLAFEKDKIKGAIMTDFILSAEIIAITLGSVAGSEFVPQVIVLSIVAIGITVLVYGLVAGIVKVDDFGLYLTKQSSQLVRSVGNGILWLAPYFMKLLSIVGTIAMFLVGGGILVHGVPFIQHGVEAAAETDLGIPSISVIIMPIMPMLFNFIAGIVVGGIIVAVVMLFKKLKPAATPKGK; encoded by the coding sequence ATGTTCCAATATTATCATTTAATTAATTGCGCTTTCATGAGGGATGGAACGATGGCCGGCGGGAGCTTATTGACACTGTTGGATGACATCGCCACGTTGCTCGACGATGTTTCAGTATTGACCAAAGTGGCCGCGAAGAAAACAGCGGGTGTCGTCGGCGACGACATGGCGCTGAATGCCCAGCAATTGACCGGCGTTCCCGCGAATCGCGAGCTGCCCATCGTATGGGCGGTGGCGAAGGGTTCCTTTCTCAATAAATTGATCTTGGTTCCTGTCGCGCTATTGATCAGTGCCATGGCGCCTTGGTTGATCACGCCGCTGCTCATGTTGGGAGGCGCTTTCCTTTGTTATGAAGGTGCGGAGAAACTGCTGCACCGCTTTTTGCACAAGAATGAAGATAGGGCGGAGCAGGTGAGGGCGGCCGCCCGAATTGAAAATGATAGTGATCGTTTAGCGTTTGAAAAAGATAAAATAAAAGGCGCGATAATGACCGATTTCATATTGTCGGCGGAAATCATCGCTATCACGCTAGGGAGCGTGGCCGGCAGTGAGTTCGTGCCGCAGGTCATCGTTCTTTCCATCGTCGCCATAGGGATTACGGTGTTGGTGTACGGATTGGTCGCCGGCATCGTCAAAGTGGATGATTTTGGCCTGTACCTCACCAAGCAGTCGAGTCAGCTGGTCAGGAGCGTCGGCAACGGCATCCTATGGCTGGCCCCGTATTTCATGAAGCTGCTTTCCATCGTGGGCACCATTGCGATGTTTTTGGTCGGCGGCGGTATTCTGGTGCACGGCGTACCCTTCATCCAGCATGGCGTCGAAGCGGCGGCTGAAACCGATCTGGGTATTCCCAGCATCAGCGTAATAATAATGCCCATCATGCCCATGCTGTTCAATTTCATCGCCGGTATCGTCGTCGGCGGCATCATCGTCGCGGTCGTCATGCTGTTCAAGAAACTCAAACCGGCCGCCACCCCCAAGGGCAAGTAG